Proteins encoded by one window of Lates calcarifer isolate ASB-BC8 linkage group LG7_1, TLL_Latcal_v3, whole genome shotgun sequence:
- the exoc8 gene encoding exocyst complex component 8, with product MSETGNRLRKLLESPNFDPQNYVKQLSQQSDGDRDLQEHRQKIQNLADETAQNLKKNVYKNYRQFIETAKEISYLESEMYQLSHILTEQKSIMESITQALLSTDKDETSKEMQAAFPKETEEVKQRTLTSLLEKVEGVKNIMDTPGRHLVYNGDLVEFDVDNMSPIQKVHAFLMNDCLLIATWLPNRRGAVKYKYNALYDLESFAVVNVKDNPPMKDMFKILMFPDSRIFQAENSKVKKEWLEILDETKKNKVTKDRHKKEEEVPTSPVRAEVSTNPFDVDDDEPADAEENVDLSLEWIQELPEDLDVCIAQRDFEGAVDLLDKLNEYLKDQPVTQKVKELRSKVDERVRQLTEVLVFELSPDRSLRGGPKATRRAVSQLIRLGQSTKACELFLKNRAAAVQTAIRQLRIEGATLLYIHKLCNIFFTSLLETAKEFEMDFAGNTGCYSAFVVWSKSAMRMFVDAFSKQVFDSKESLSTAAECVKVAKEHCQQLTEIGLDLTFTLQSLLVKDIRAALQSYKDIIIEATKHRNSEEMWRRMNLMTPEALVKLKDEMRSCGMGSFEQYTGDDCWVNLSYTIVAFTKQMMSFLEEGLKLYFPELHMVLLESLREIILVAVQHVDYSLRCEQDPEKKAFIMQNASFLHDTVLPVVERRFEEGVGKPAKQLQDLRKSTRPVRINPESTTSVV from the exons ATGTCGGAAACGGGAAACCGACTACGGAAACTTCTTGAGTCGCCTAATTTCGATCCGCAGAATTACGTCAAGCAGCTCTCACAACAGTCCGATGGCGACCGGGATTTGCAGGAGCATcgtcaaaaaatccaaaacttGGCCGACGAAACGGCTCAAAACCTGAAGAAAAATGTCTACAAGAACTACAGACAGTTCATCGAAACGGCCAAAGAGATCTCCTACCTGGAGAGTGAGATGTACCAGCTGAGCCACATCCTGACGGAGCAGAAGAGCATCATGGAGAGCATCACTCAGGCCTTGTTGTCCACTGATAAGGACGAGACCTCCAAAGAGATGCAGGCTGCTTTCCccaaagaaacagaggaggtgaaGCAGAGGACGCTCACCTCGCTGCTGGAGAAAGTGGAGGGGGTTAAAAACATCATGGACACCCCAGGGAGGCACCTTGTCTACAACGGTGACCTTGTTGAGTTTGATGTAGACAACATGTCCCCCATCCAGAAGGTGCACGCTTTCCTCATGAATGACTGCCTGTTAATCGCCACCTGGCTGCCAAACCGCAGGGGCGCTGTCAAGTATAAATACAACGCCCTGTACGACCTGGAGAGCTTTGCTGTGGTCAACGTGAAGGACAACCCTCCCATGAAGGACATGTTCAAGATCCTCATGTTCCCAGACAGCCGCATCTTCCAGGCAGAGAACAGCAAAGTCAAGAAGGAGTGGCTGGAGATCCTGGACGAAACCAAGAAGAACAAAGTCACCAAGGACAGGCacaagaaggaggaggaggtcccTACTTCTCCTGTCAGAGCTGAAGTGTCCACCAATCCTTTTGATGTGGACGATGACGAGCCGGCTGATGCTGAAGAAAACGTTGACCTGAGCCTAGAGTGGATCCAGGAGCTGCCAGAGGACCTGGACGTCTGCATCGCCCAGAGAGACTTCGAGGGTGCCGTGGACCTGCTGGACAAGCTCAACGAGTACCTCAAAGACCAGCCGGTCACCCAGAAGGTCAAAGAGCTCAGGTCGAAGGTGGATGAGCGTGTGCGGCAGCTGACCGAGGTCCTGGTGTTTGAGTTGTCTCCAGACCGGTCACTTCGTGGAGGACCTAAAGCCACCCGGCGGGCTGTGTCCCAGCTGATCAGACTAG GCCAGTCCACAAAGGCCTGTGAGCTGTTTCTGAAGAACCGTGCTGCTGCGGTCCAGACAGCCATACGGCAGCTTCGCATCGAAGGAGCCACGCTGCTCTACATCCACAAACTCTGCAACATCTTCTTCACCAGCCTGCTGGAGACGGCCAAGGAGTTTGAAATGGATTTTGCAGGAAACACGGGCTGCTACTCTGCCTTCGTGGTCTGGTCCAAATCGGCCATGAGGATGTTTGTGGACGCCTTCAGCAAACag GTGTTTGACAGTAAGGAGAGCCTGTCGACAGCAGCAGAGTGCGTTAAAGTGGCTAAAGAACACTGTCAACAGCTGACTGAGATCGGCCTGGACCTGACCTTCACCCTGCAGTCCCTGCTGGTCAAAGACATCAGGGCCGCCCTGCAGAGCTACAAGGACATCATCATCGAAGCCACCAAGCACCGAAACTCGGAGGagatgtggaggaggatgaaCCTCATGACCCCAGAGGCTCTGGTGAAACTCAAG gACGAGATGCGCAGCTGTGGCATGGGCAGTTTCGAGCAGTACACCGGTGATGACTGCTGGGTGAACCTGAGCTACACCATCGTGGCCTTCACAAAGCAAATGATGAGCTTCTTGGAGGAAGGCCTGAAGCTCTACTTCCCCGAGCTGCACATGGTGCTGCTGGAGAGCCTGAGGGAGATCATCCTGGTGGCTGTGCAGCACGTGGACTACAGCCTCCGCTGCGAGCAGGACCCGGAGAAGAAAGCCTTCATCATGCAGAATGCCAGTTTCCTCCACGACACCGTGCTGCCCGTGGTGGAGCGGAGGTTCGAGGAGGGCGTGGGCAAACCGGCCAAACAGCTGCAGGACCTGAGGAAGAGCACCAGGCCGGTTCGAATCAATCCAGAGAGCACCACATCAGTGGTCTGA
- the fam89a gene encoding sprT-like domain-containing protein Spartan: protein MNGKSTNGTAGGMACIEGLPPLPKSLSGLLNSSGGSWREMERMYVKKTMIQDDLSRGRNNADNLLANKPANLDAALALLRKEMVGLRQQDMSLLCQLWSLHESIQEYKGSCQDLSAASSLSMMENGYFDEDDEYYPEPGATPTGEQPDGEVGDGTATMAAAKNGSGKDDSWDSFHVTI, encoded by the exons ATGAATGGTAAGTCAACGAACGGTACGGCGGGAGGAATGGCCTGTATCGAGGGTCTGCCCCCGCTGCCGAAGAGCCTGAGCGGCTTGCTGAACTCAAGCGGCGGCTCctggagagaaatggagaggatGTACGTGAAGAAAACCATGATCCAGGACGACCTGAGCCGAGGCAGGAACAACGCCGACAACCTGCTGGCGAACAAGCCGGCCAACCTCGACGCTGCCCTGGCTCTTCTACGGAAAGAGATG gtGGGTTTGCGTCAGCAGGACATGTCCCTGCTGTGCCAGCTGTGGTCGCTCCACGAGTCCATCCAGGAGTACAAGGGCAGCTGCCAGGACCTGAGCGCCGCCTCCAGCCTCAGCATGATGGAGAACGGCTACTTTGATGAGGACGACGAGTATTACCCAGAGCCTGGCGCCACTCCCACTGGGGAACAGCCGGACGGGGAGGTCGGAGACGGGACGGCAACAATGGCGGCGGCCAAGAACGGAAGCGGCAAAGACGACAGCTGGGACTCCTTTCACGTTACCATCTGA
- the sprtn gene encoding LOW QUALITY PROTEIN: DNA-dependent metalloprotease SPRTN (The sequence of the model RefSeq protein was modified relative to this genomic sequence to represent the inferred CDS: deleted 2 bases in 2 codons) translates to MDEDFLLAIRLQEQFDSEYETSLFSSNRFEDDDLGQSSKKRKVDAAGGGGSDIVPYWKPAAQPERPLSIVDESWEMLDPSPDVRAMFLEFNDMFFWGKLSGVEVKWSPRMTLCAGVCSYEGRGGLCSIRLSEPLLKLRPRKDLVETLLHEMIHALLFVTQNNRDRDGHGPEFCKHMNRINKASGTNISIYHSFHDEVDVYRQHWWRCNGPCQNRRPYFGYVKRAMNRAPSSLDPWWEDHRRTCGGTYTKIKEPEGYGKKGKKDGKKDGKTSGNDKPSSTTAGSGSQDIRNIIPFSGKGFLLGGKSQSSTSSSPSHKPPVPVVRTPSPSSISPPNETLHPSSPAKPLTSPVRSGLQNTGISSASSFIRPAASTGQKPPIKRSVSNTRVFVNINGSPVRIPKPHSSSSSQGAEKIKQRSIEDLFKSTGIRKSVGQSSSSNTETKRDSPTSPNRTTSATSASSFFPKQQTTTKVSPAKPLQSKYFNHSSSDSAVGGSGGGQTSRKRPWDERGSSASIFDFFQKTSGSDSAVSRESMKTKSPAMQQRTVTATSSSSSSSLSATSSLHTSAGLHSTTSSSSSSSSSSSSSSSVLMVSCPVCQTKVQESKINEHLDSCLS, encoded by the exons ATGGATGAGGATTTTCTGCTCGCCATTCGGCTACAGGAGCAGTTTGACAGTGAATATGAAACCTCATTATTTTCGTCAAATCGTTTTGAGGATGACGACTTGGGACAAAGCAGTAAGAAGCGAAAAGTGGATGCAGCCGGTGGAGGTGGCAGCGATATTGTTCCCTACTGGAAGCCGGCTGCGCAGCCCGAGAGGCCCCTGTCTATCGTGGACGAATCCTGGGAGATGCTGGACCCCAGTCCCGATGTCAGAGCTATGTTTCTGGAGTTCAATGACATGTTCTTCTGGGGGAAACTCAGCGGTGTAGAGGTTAAGTGGAGCCCCCGAATGACACT GTGTGCTGGTGTATGTTCTTATGAGGGCCGAGGTGGACTGTGTTCAATCAGACTCAGTGAACCTCTGCTGAAGCTGAGACCCAGAAAAGACCTGGTTGAG ACTCTCCTCCATGAAATGATTCACGCGCTCCTGTTTGTgacacagaacaacagagacagagatggtcACGGACCTGAGTTCTGCAAACATATGAACCGGATCAACAAGGCCAGTGGGACGAATATCTCT ATCTACCACAGCTTCCACGATGAGGTTGATGTGTACCGGCAGCACTGGTGGCGTTGCAATGGGCCCTGCCAGAACCGCAGGCCCTACTTTGGCTACGTGAAGAGAGCCATGAACCGAGCTCCGTCTTCTTTGGACCCTTGGTGGGAGGACCACCGGAGGACGTGTGGCGGGACATACACCAAGATCAAGGAGCCAGAAGGATATGGC AAAAAAGGCAAGAAGGATGGTAAAAAGGACGGGAAGACCTCAGGAAATGACAAGCCTTCAAGTACGACTGCAG gTTCTGGGTCACAGGATATAAGGAACATTATCCCATTTAGCGGCAAAGGCTTCCTACTTGGAGGGAAGTCACAGTCCTCCACGTCTTCCTCCCCATCCCACAAACCACCAGTGCCTGTTGTGAGAACACCTTCACCCAGCTCCATCTCCCCTCCGAACGAAACTCTTCACCCC TCATCCCCGGCTaaacctctcacctctcctgtTCGCTCTGGCCTACAGAACACTGGGATCTCCAGCGCCTCTTCCTTCATCAGACCAGCAGCCTCAACAGGACAGAAGCCCCCTATAAAGAGGTCCGTCAGTAATACGAGGGTTTTTGTCAACATCAACGGTTCACCAGTGAGAATCCCTAAACCtcacagtagcagcagtagccaaggagcagagaaaataaagcaaaggtCCATTGAAGACCTTTTTAAGAGCACAGGCATCAGGAAATCAGTGGGACAATCCTCCTCCTCAAATACAGAGACTAAAAGAGATTCACCAACATCACCAAACAGAACCACAAGTGCTACATCTGCCTCTTCCTTCTTTcctaaacaacaaacaacaacaaaagtcaGCCCTGCTAAACCACTACAGTCCAAATATTTCAATCATTCCAGCAGTGACAGTGCAGTAGGAGGCTCAGGTGGGGGTCAGACATCGAGGAAGAGGCCGTGGGACGAGCGCGGCAGCTCAGCCAGCATCTTTGACTTCTTCCAGAAAACATCAGGCAGCGATTCAGCAGTGTCGAGGGAGTCGATGAAGACAAAATCACCTGCAATGCAGCAAAGAACTGTCaccgccacctcctcctcctcctcatcatccttATCTGCTACATCTTCTCTTCATACCTCTGCAGGATTGCACAGcactacctcctcctcctcttcctcctcttcctcctcatcctcctcttcctctgtgctgaTGGTCAGCTGTCCTGTGTGCCAGACGAAAGTGCAGGAGTCAAAGATCAACGAGCATCTTGATTCCTGCCTCTCCTGA